CTTAAGCTCCCTGTTGGCTTCTATAGGCTCACCAGGTATGTATTCATGTCACGCTCCAGCTGAACCTGCTCCACCATGGGAAGCTCCTGATCTCCCATCACCCTCCTCACTCTCTTATGGACCTTCTTATTACGTCTCCTCTGCAGCCAGTACGGCAGGAAGGCTTCCATCACTTGGTTCAGGATTTGAGATGTGATGAGCAGAGTGGCAAGACTCTGAAGcacaaaaaacccacacaagAGCCACTTTAAGCTGCATTGCTCTGCGGTATCATTTGGCATGAATTACAGACTGAAGAAAACACTACATATTGACACCAATTTCCAACAgggagagatttaaaaaaaaaaatagtttaaacATATTCGTGCAATACAAATAACAGTAGTGTGAACTGAACTTTATCCCTAGATGCAACTGGAACATGGTTTTGTGGACAACAAAATTATACAATAATTGTATAAAATCAGTAGCAGAGGGAAAACCCTGTTTTAATGAAgtaaataatatacaaatgtTCGCATTATTACTCACGTGTCGAAGCAGTGCCATATCTTGCATTACAAAGGCAATGTAGAATAAAGAAGCAAAACAGTTGATAAAGTtgaactgttaaaaaaaaaaaaagagcatctataattgtaaacaaaatagtaattaatttattaatagtaattattaataaagcaataactctataaataatcaaatctataaataatataatcagCATCAATGGTCAGTCCTAGATATAGAATAGAAATATCTCTGGGGGAAAATGTTAAAAACTCACCACTAACACTTTCAGGACCAGGTGATTCTGGAAGGATGATTCTAGCCTGTGGTTTTCTAAACATAGGGCAGATGAGAGGACAGAAAATATCTAGCACTGCAGTATATAAAATCAAAAGCTGTAATATTCTCAAGTGCCTCAATCAGGGTTTCTTAAAGCACTTACAGAACTATGAACAAGAACTAAATTtgtaaatgcaaaaaataaatcagaaattgTATGACATTCCCTAtgattcacacactcaccccaaGACTTTTAATCTGCTTACTTCAGTGTAAAGTGTTTAGGTCTTTATCCGTACACACTGCGGTTACGTATTTCTGCACACTCACCCCAGTTTGTGAGAAACTCGGCTGCGTAGCGGTATAACAGGTTCATGAGTTCAATGACCACTGCATAGATGATACTTGGTATGAAGAGCAGCACACTTGTCAGTAAGTTTGGATCTTCATCATAAATGCTCAGTGCCCAGGTCTCCATGCTAAAGTAGATCATCATCACATGTAGAGAGATGTACAGGCACAGCAACACAAAGGGGAGAGACACCAGATATATCCTCATCTGCCGTCTGTGGAGGGACAAATAAgcacatcattatcatcatcatcatcatctataacAAATCCATATTCTTAGGCATCCTGCaacccccctccctctctccctctccccccagTTTCCTGTAGTCAAATCTGTAGATTTACTGTATGGGCACAAATAGTTTCCGACTTTGAATCTAAAGTTGTGTCTTAAATCACAAATTCACTATTCTACATaattttgtagtataaatagtgtgagtagtgcATTCCACCAAGAACAAGTGCACTTCGAGTACCCAGATTATGCCAGTGCATTTACCAGGCGCTGATGATGTAttagaaaatattttgaaatggcTGACAACATctcaaaaaaaagtcttttaaatTAGCCCACATTGTGCGATTTATATTTTAACGTATTTTGCTTAAAAAGCGCTAGCGGCATCTCATTAGGTGTGTTTGATCTCGATGACTGATCTTGTTTACCATCGATTGGCAAATGGCTTATATTtctgattagaaaaaaaaaacaattttcgGAGATGGTTATCACCCTTAAAATCATACACTAGAGTGCATAGTGAATCATgtaagtgtacagtgtataataCATCATTTGGGCACAACCTTACAGTGTGATTAAGTAACTTTATTTTCAATTAGACCTTTAAAAATAACATCTGTTGTCATGTTTATATACATACTTGGCGTGAGAGTAGGTGGGCTCCTCACGGCCTGTTACGGGATTAAGTCCCAGAACGCCATGAAATCCCGGCCGTGGTTCTTCAAACGCTTTCTTGCGACTCAGCGTTCCCCATCCATAAGCCAACTGTGCACTGCATCTCTTCCACACCTCCAGAAAGACAGTGGACCAGACCAAGTTGAAGACAGCAAAGAGAACATATTTATCATAGTCCTCCCAATCGAAGAGGTAGTAGGGGATGCCGATCAGGGCCATTGGAACCAGGGCAAATGTGAAGTACTCAAGAAAACCAAAGTAGAGTGCCAAACCTTCTCCAAAATAATGCCTGATATCATCTGCATCATCGAGGAAAAACAGATTTAGGTTAGTGTGGGAAAAGCACAAGGGATTTTATAAAGAAAACTTGTATCATTTTAAGGGTGCTAGCAAAGCATTTACAGATATTTatgaacagaaaaacagaatataATCACGGAAAGATGGAGCGGTCAGCTTTCCCTTCACCTACAGATGGACTCACCCAGTGGCTGAAAGGACAGCTTGATCTTTTTGTACCAATCGGAAGACAGCCTCTTTAACTCTTCTTTATCATGGACAGGGAAATACTGAACTAGAATTCCTTTGGACTGTAACCTAcggactgaaaaaaaatgtaaaagcagTCACGTAAAAACAGCagtttaacagttttttttttaccaatatAATCCTAAAGTAATTAATATTTCATATACTCAGACATTCTTTTCTATAAGAAAGTCTAAATAAATCTGGAATTTGTATACTACAGCTATATCCAAACTAAGTGTTGGTGTAAATGCTCTCTTTCTGGTtaacttactgactgactttcCAGGGTATAGCCGAAGTTTAGGGTATCCAGGGACATGAGTTTCATCCTTTGCTCTCAAAGTGTCCAGCTCGTGTTTGATTATGTACTGACATTCTGCAACACTGAGGAAGCCATCACCATCCCCTGAAACAATACCAACAAACAACAGCTATAATCACTACTTTTAGTACACTTAATCTTATCATTTCCTCATTATTTCACTGAAATGTACATGTCTGAATTTTTAGAAGAAATTTTCACCCTACAAATTATACTGAATTTTCCAAATCAGCCCAGCCTAACAGACATCTTTACCGTGGAATTCTTTGAAACTGTCTCGGTTGGCATTAGTGAATCCTCGCATGGTGCCATCATGGAACTCCTTAAAAAGTCCCATATCTTCTGCTCCAGTCAGGAGTCTCTGCCAGGTGGAGCCCACAAGAAAAATATTAGGATTCTCTTTTTGCTGTCCTTCAAGTGGCAGCTGCTCCACCAGCAGCTCAGCTcctaaatgacaaaaataaataaatacattaatgaagtgtcaattaattaattagcaaTCATGCAACACTACAGTAATGTCTTAGTGAACCCAAAAACTTTCATAAAATTTCAAATCAAAATTAAATCAACAGTATAACATTACAGCTACTCAATTGGTCATAATTTAATCAAACtatgtaaataaaacagtgatatttcagCAAAGTCTGCACTATAAAACTTGCGGCCATTTTTATAAGCACCACTTGTTCTGGTTCCATTTATCAGACCAGTTTTGTATTTTGCATTATGGggtgtttgatgtgtgattgcgtgagtaaatgagtttgtgtgtgtgccctgcgatgggttggcactctgtccagggtgtatcctgccttgatccCCGATGACGCCCGAGATAGGCACAGGCACCCCATGACCCGAGGGTAGATCGGAtcagcggtacagacaatgaaattagATGAAAAAACCTAATGTAGAAACCTAATGCCAGCATATGCTTAATATATGCTTAGTGAGTGGGCttttatgtctgtttataacCTTTTTTTAGCTGTAGATTTGCTATATGCAGAATCTTTAGtaacgtttatttatttttagaatccTGGATTTTTACAGGGCCTCCATGTGGCTTGCTGACCATATTGGACAACATTTACTTCTTTGCCTGCCTCAAAGGATCATTGTTTTCATTAGATGATGAAGTATGCAAGTCTTCTGCACTTTCTGTCTGAGGTGGTGgtttgtgtggtgtagtacTGACCATGCTGACCATGGCTGACCGTAGAAATAGATTATTACAAGTTTTATCAAAATGCTGCCAACATATGAAGCTTTTAAGCATGAATGATGCATTGTTTTCTGTGTACAGTAACTCTTGCTAAACAAGCACCACAGAGAAACAGTGCAACACTGCAAACTGTAAAGAGTCCGAAAACCACAATGAGTCCAGAAATACAAACATACTGGGAGTATAAAGTGCATTTACATTTGGCATCTTACCTccatttttctgtttgtctcttatTCTGCTTAATAACCATGTGATGGCCTCCGCTTCGGTGTTTTTGGCCAGCTCCAGTACCACCAAGTGAACAAATGAAGAACCATCACTGTCAGAGATGGACAAGCTGTTTTGCATTTTCCCTGATCCCTGTGCAAGATAAGGATGAGAcaatacacataaaaaaaagaaaagaaaaacactcaaAAAAGTGCTGAACAATATCTGACCGACTAATACTGGTGTACAGCTCAGTAAAAGCCCACTGAAACagaatattcaaataaatgtgCCATATTTGAACCACTTTTAATGGCTCGTGAAAACACAAGATGGAGGTTTGCAAATGTCTTCCACCAAACCTTTACACTAGTGTCAATTCATATATGTAAACATTCCAggtgtttataaatatatactttCCTGTcaattatttttgtcatttctacacacaaaaatacaggcATTTGATAAAAGAATGTTTTTAAACACCTCAACGAGGCAAAC
The nucleotide sequence above comes from Hemibagrus wyckioides isolate EC202008001 linkage group LG01, SWU_Hwy_1.0, whole genome shotgun sequence. Encoded proteins:
- the ano10a gene encoding anoctamin-10 isoform X2, which translates into the protein MQNSLSISDSDGSSFVHLVVLELAKNTEAEAITWLLSRIRDKQKNGGAELLVEQLPLEGQQKENPNIFLVGSTWQRLLTGAEDMGLFKEFHDGTMRGFTNANRDSFKEFHGDGDGFLSVAECQYIIKHELDTLRAKDETHVPGYPKLRLYPGKSVIRRLQSKGILVQYFPVHDKEELKRLSSDWYKKIKLSFQPLDDIRHYFGEGLALYFGFLEYFTFALVPMALIGIPYYLFDWEDYDKYVLFAVFNLVWSTVFLEVWKRCSAQLAYGWGTLSRKKAFEEPRPGFHGVLGLNPVTGREEPTYSHAKRQMRIYLVSLPFVLLCLYISLHVMMIYFSMETWALSIYDEDPNLLTSVLLFIPSIIYAVVIELMNLLYRYAAEFLTNWENHRLESSFQNHLVLKVLVFNFINCFASLFYIAFVMQDMALLRHSLATLLITSQILNQVMEAFLPYWLQRRRNKKVHKRVRRVMGDQELPMVEQVQLERDMNTYLGTFDDYLEQFLLFGYVSLFSCVYPLAAVLVVLNNVTEVYSDAFKMCHVFKRPFSEPASDIGVWQLAFETMSIIAVFTNCALIGLSPQVQAYFPEADTQLILTVVAVEHVLLAFKFILAFIIPDVPKHIRIKLAKLEFESLEALKKKKALTRKCWRQQRYPRPKSNEEQ
- the ano10a gene encoding anoctamin-10 isoform X1 codes for the protein MQNSLSISDSDGSSFVHLVVLELAKNTEAEAITWLLSRIRDKQKNGGAELLVEQLPLEGQQKENPNIFLVGSTWQRLLTGAEDMGLFKEFHDGTMRGFTNANRDSFKEFHGDGDGFLSVAECQYIIKHELDTLRAKDETHVPGYPKLRLYPGKSVIRRLQSKGILVQYFPVHDKEELKRLSSDWYKKIKLSFQPLDDIRHYFGEGLALYFGFLEYFTFALVPMALIGIPYYLFDWEDYDKYVLFAVFNLVWSTVFLEVWKRCSAQLAYGWGTLSRKKAFEEPRPGFHGVLGLNPVTGREEPTYSHAKRQMRIYLVSLPFVLLCLYISLHVMMIYFSMETWALSIYDEDPNLLTSVLLFIPSIIYAVVIELMNLLYRYAAEFLTNWENHRLESSFQNHLVLKVLVFNFINCFASLFYIAFVMQDMALLRHSLATLLITSQILNQVMEAFLPYWLQRRRNKKVHKRVRRVMGDQELPMVEQVQLERDMNTYLGTFDDYLEQFLLFGYVSLFSCVYPLAAVLVVLNNVTEVYSDAFKMCHVFKRPFSEPASDIGVWQLAFETMSIIAVFTNCALIGLSPQVQAYFPEADTQLILTVVAVEHVLLAFKFILAFIIPDVPKHIRIKLAKLEFESLEALKKKKMLEAAEISKTKK